ACGTCGGGCGGCCCGGGCTGGCGTCGGCGGCCATCTCCGCGGTGGACACGGCGCTCTGGGACCTCAAGGCGCGCCTGCTAGGGCTCCCCCTGGCGTCGCTGTTCGGCGCGGCGCGGCGCGAGGTGCCGGTCTACGGGAGCGGCGGCTTCACCTCGTACTCCGACACGGAGCTGGCGGAGCAGCTCGGCGGCTGGGTGGAGCGGGGGATCCCGCGCGTCAAGATGAAGGTGGGCACCGAGCCGGAGCGGGACCTGGAGCGCGTCCGCGCCGCCCGCGAGGCGATCGGCCCCGGGGCGGAGCTGTTCGTGGACGCGAACGGGGGGTACGGCCGCAAGCAGGCGCTGGCCTTCGCCGAGGACTTCGCGGAGCTGGGGGTGAGCTGGTTCGAGGAGCCGGTCTCTTCCGACGACGTGGAGGGACTGCGCCTGCTGCGGGACCGTGCGCCCGCCGGGATGGACGTCGCCGCGGGCGAGTACGGGTACGACCTCTTCTACTTCCGCCGCATGCTGGAGGCCGGGGCCGTGGACGTCCTGCAGGCGGACGCGACCCGCTGCGGCGGGTTCACCGAGTTCCTCCGCGTGGGCGCCCTCTGCGCGGCGCACGCCCTCCCGCTCTCCGCCCACACCGCGCCGGCGCTGCACGTCCACGCCGCCTGCGCGCTCCCCCTGGTGCGGCACCTGGAGTACTTCCACGACCACGTCCGGATCGAGCGCCTGCTGTTCGAGGGCGCGCCCGAGCCGCGGGCGGGCGCGCTGCGGCCCGATCCCGGCCGCCCGGGAATGGGCCTGGAGCTGAAAGAGGCCGACGCGGAACGCTACCGCGCCTGACCCGCCGTCGGCCGAATGCGACAGATTCCCCGCCGGCTCTCCCTCTGTCGCAAAATGTGCAACACGGAATGGGACTTGCAATCTT
The nucleotide sequence above comes from Longimicrobiaceae bacterium. Encoded proteins:
- a CDS encoding enolase C-terminal domain-like protein — translated: MPTTATIERIEASSYTIPTDRPEADGTLRWDSTTIVLVEADGGGERGLGYSYTHSAAAGLIRGLLAEAVRGRCAMDVPGAWEAMRHAVRNVGRPGLASAAISAVDTALWDLKARLLGLPLASLFGAARREVPVYGSGGFTSYSDTELAEQLGGWVERGIPRVKMKVGTEPERDLERVRAAREAIGPGAELFVDANGGYGRKQALAFAEDFAELGVSWFEEPVSSDDVEGLRLLRDRAPAGMDVAAGEYGYDLFYFRRMLEAGAVDVLQADATRCGGFTEFLRVGALCAAHALPLSAHTAPALHVHAACALPLVRHLEYFHDHVRIERLLFEGAPEPRAGALRPDPGRPGMGLELKEADAERYRA